A genomic window from Halorubrum lacusprofundi ATCC 49239 includes:
- a CDS encoding P-loop NTPase — MATVYAVASAKGGVGKTTTTAAVATLLADSGADVVAIDADLGMANLAESVGVTPGGITLHDVLAGAADPPDAVHAGPAGLRVVPGAADLEAYAAADPSGLREVVAAFDDADYVFVDAGAGLSHDSTLPLGLADETLLVSTAERSALGDTEKTRQLTERLGGSVAGVAITRLDPATAADDRPVDAVAETLDVPVLGRIPEDDAVLRAVEAAQPLPVFAPDAPATRAYRDLTRALTGAAIDGLGLVDGSDAETEKTDVETENEDTAAGGAYSGADAERTGKAEPLDEAGSGDADDSGDVTETSREDDSIPDAEASDESEKADESEEIGESEEVPDEADAQDDEDIIVADSEQAGLGEPGDEEDIIVAAESPVEDIEEAEATDAEKADTEKADTEKADTEATDAESDPEATAVDAVDGKTETVGEDHVDGDDLEAMIEEDLEPETFDDEGDSTAEPTAGDEPAGSESSVESPPDEEPKSDGESVSVSESEPEPVPEAESGPNEETEPDPDDELAGSVPFRDDDTGTMNTAFSEDDDDDDDDDDDENGGFFSRLFGR; from the coding sequence ATGGCAACGGTGTATGCGGTCGCGTCGGCGAAAGGTGGGGTCGGGAAAACCACCACGACCGCGGCGGTGGCGACACTCCTGGCAGACTCGGGCGCTGATGTCGTCGCGATCGACGCCGACCTCGGCATGGCGAACCTCGCGGAGTCGGTGGGCGTGACTCCCGGCGGGATCACCCTTCACGACGTGCTGGCGGGAGCGGCCGATCCCCCCGACGCGGTTCACGCAGGTCCGGCCGGCCTCCGCGTCGTCCCCGGCGCGGCGGACCTCGAGGCGTACGCGGCGGCCGACCCCTCCGGGCTCCGGGAGGTCGTCGCCGCGTTCGACGACGCCGACTACGTGTTTGTGGACGCCGGCGCGGGGCTCTCGCACGACTCCACGCTCCCGCTCGGGCTCGCGGACGAGACTCTTCTCGTCTCTACGGCGGAGCGGAGCGCCCTCGGCGACACCGAGAAGACCCGCCAGCTGACCGAGCGGCTCGGCGGCTCCGTCGCGGGCGTCGCGATCACCCGCCTCGACCCCGCGACCGCCGCAGACGACCGCCCGGTCGACGCGGTCGCGGAGACGCTCGACGTTCCCGTCCTCGGACGGATCCCCGAGGACGACGCGGTGTTGCGCGCGGTGGAGGCGGCCCAGCCGCTTCCCGTCTTCGCGCCGGACGCCCCGGCGACCCGCGCGTATCGGGACCTGACGCGGGCGCTGACCGGCGCGGCAATCGACGGTCTCGGACTCGTCGACGGAAGCGACGCAGAGACGGAAAAAACCGACGTGGAGACGGAAAACGAGGATACGGCCGCAGGCGGTGCATACTCCGGTGCGGACGCCGAACGCACGGGGAAAGCTGAACCCCTCGACGAGGCCGGCTCCGGCGACGCAGACGACTCCGGAGACGTGACTGAGACGTCCCGCGAGGACGACTCGATCCCGGACGCCGAAGCCTCGGACGAGTCCGAAAAAGCCGACGAATCCGAGGAAATCGGCGAATCCGAGGAAGTCCCCGACGAAGCGGACGCACAAGACGACGAAGACATTATTGTCGCCGATTCCGAGCAAGCCGGCCTCGGAGAACCGGGCGACGAAGAGGATATCATCGTCGCCGCGGAGTCGCCCGTTGAGGACATCGAGGAGGCCGAGGCGACCGACGCCGAGAAGGCTGATACCGAGAAGGCTGATACCGAGAAGGCAGATACCGAGGCGACTGACGCCGAGAGCGACCCGGAGGCGACTGCGGTCGACGCCGTCGACGGCAAGACGGAGACCGTGGGAGAAGACCACGTCGATGGCGACGATCTCGAAGCAATGATCGAGGAGGACCTCGAACCGGAGACCTTCGACGACGAGGGCGACTCGACCGCCGAGCCGACCGCAGGCGACGAGCCGGCGGGATCCGAGAGTTCCGTTGAGTCGCCACCGGACGAGGAACCCAAATCGGACGGAGAATCGGTGTCTGTGTCGGAGTCTGAACCGGAGCCTGTGCCGGAAGCTGAATCCGGCCCGAACGAGGAGACAGAGCCTGACCCGGACGACGAACTCGCCGGCAGCGTCCCGTTCCGCGACGACGACACCGGAACGATGAACACCGCCTTCTCAGAGGATGACGACGATGACGATGACGACGATGACGACGAGAACGGCGGCTTCTTCAGCCGGCTGTTCGGTCGGTAG
- the ahaH gene encoding ATP synthase archaeal subunit H gives MARPEVLDRIKEAETEADEIIATAESDADERLAEARQRAEEIRAEAEEEADSEADDRLVAAREEIEERREEILESGRADRDELEREARDRVDSAVDYAVERFEEAVNQQAEEAVDAQA, from the coding sequence ATGGCGAGACCAGAGGTGCTCGACCGGATCAAAGAGGCTGAAACGGAGGCGGACGAGATCATCGCGACGGCGGAATCGGACGCCGACGAGCGCCTCGCCGAGGCTCGACAGCGCGCGGAGGAGATCCGCGCGGAGGCCGAGGAAGAGGCGGACTCTGAGGCCGACGATCGGCTGGTGGCGGCCCGCGAGGAGATCGAGGAACGCCGCGAGGAGATCCTCGAATCGGGTCGTGCCGACCGCGACGAGCTCGAACGCGAGGCCCGCGACCGCGTGGACTCGGCCGTCGACTACGCTGTCGAACGGTTCGAAGAAGCGGTGAACCAACAGGCGGAGGAGGCGGTGGATGCTCAGGCCTGA
- a CDS encoding V-type ATP synthase subunit I gives MSKVSVTGSKRVIDDVIEATYEHHSLHVTDYDERYEGFSPGESLDGAESVNERLVTVRSLESILDVEDDEADKSRALDDEELEAELADVRDRVNDLNDRRDDFKAEIRDREEEIDRMEPFADLGIELDLLGGYDSLEVVVGEAKPDAVEATLADADGIDAFEVFAGSDIVAIFARPADGADEGVLQDSLVGVDIALLEVPDADASPSEYVAELEREREDLRNNLDEVESELAAVKEEAAGFLLRAEEQLTIEAEKKQAPLSFATTENAFIAEGWVPTETFPDLQAAIANAVGDHAEVEELERASFTPDGDHHTEAVADGGSAGDAEREAATDGGHATHGSDDPPVVQDNGGAAGPFEVLVQGFGRPKYSEFDPTLLVFLTFPLMFGFMIGDVGYGVLYAAIGFFLYSRYDGTFRELGAVALWAGGFTILFGIYFGIDVFGYHAYQLLPGEVHWPVDGKGLSPADIDWALSFLVASVLFGLAHLNVGHILSFVSNYQQHDLKHAMYEGGSWLLILNGAWIWIFSQHVPGPKPDFLFEAFSILTFGAVSFTGFPVAVGYAAIVAIVLGVVLLAIGEPPELAEVLAPIVNVISYARIMAVLLAKGGMALAVNLLAFGAYIDEGGEGSFHFIFSADYLEYVQNHPGDYELVFAGITTAFDPASIGAVGILALVGGIVVAVVGHIVVLALGVTSAGIQAVRLEYVEFFGNFYEGGGDAYLPFGYDRQYTSDE, from the coding sequence ATGAGCAAGGTGTCGGTGACGGGCTCGAAGCGCGTCATCGACGACGTGATCGAGGCGACGTACGAACACCACTCGCTGCACGTCACCGACTACGACGAGCGCTACGAGGGCTTTTCGCCCGGCGAGTCGCTCGACGGCGCGGAGAGCGTCAACGAGCGGCTCGTCACCGTGCGCTCGCTGGAGAGCATCCTCGATGTCGAAGACGACGAGGCCGACAAGAGCCGCGCGCTCGACGACGAGGAGCTCGAAGCGGAGCTTGCCGACGTGCGCGACCGCGTCAACGATCTCAACGACCGGCGCGACGACTTCAAAGCGGAGATCCGCGACCGGGAGGAGGAGATCGACCGAATGGAGCCGTTCGCGGATCTTGGCATCGAGCTCGATCTGCTCGGCGGCTACGACTCGCTCGAAGTCGTCGTCGGCGAGGCGAAGCCGGACGCGGTCGAGGCGACGCTCGCCGACGCGGACGGGATCGATGCGTTCGAGGTGTTCGCCGGGAGCGATATCGTCGCGATCTTCGCGCGCCCCGCCGACGGGGCCGACGAGGGCGTCCTGCAGGACTCGCTCGTCGGCGTCGACATCGCACTGCTGGAGGTACCGGATGCGGACGCCAGCCCGAGCGAGTACGTCGCGGAGCTGGAACGCGAACGCGAGGACCTCCGGAACAACCTCGACGAGGTTGAGTCCGAACTCGCGGCGGTAAAGGAGGAAGCGGCCGGCTTCCTGCTGCGCGCCGAAGAGCAGCTCACCATCGAGGCCGAAAAGAAGCAGGCGCCGCTCTCTTTCGCGACCACCGAAAACGCCTTTATCGCCGAGGGGTGGGTTCCGACCGAGACGTTCCCCGACCTGCAGGCGGCCATCGCCAACGCGGTCGGCGACCACGCCGAGGTCGAAGAGCTTGAGCGCGCGTCGTTCACACCCGACGGCGACCATCACACGGAGGCGGTCGCAGACGGCGGCTCCGCGGGCGATGCCGAGCGCGAGGCGGCCACGGACGGCGGCCACGCGACGCACGGCAGCGACGACCCGCCGGTCGTCCAGGACAACGGGGGCGCAGCCGGTCCCTTCGAAGTGCTCGTCCAGGGCTTCGGGCGGCCGAAGTACTCGGAGTTCGACCCGACGCTGTTAGTCTTCCTCACGTTCCCGCTCATGTTCGGCTTCATGATCGGCGACGTGGGATACGGCGTGTTGTACGCCGCCATCGGCTTCTTCCTGTACAGCAGGTACGACGGAACGTTCCGCGAACTCGGCGCCGTCGCGCTGTGGGCCGGCGGCTTCACGATCCTGTTCGGGATCTACTTCGGGATCGACGTGTTCGGCTACCACGCCTACCAGTTGCTGCCGGGCGAGGTCCACTGGCCCGTTGACGGGAAGGGACTCTCGCCGGCCGACATCGACTGGGCGCTGTCGTTCCTCGTCGCCAGCGTGCTGTTCGGGCTCGCTCATCTGAACGTGGGGCACATCCTCTCGTTCGTGAGCAACTACCAGCAGCACGACCTAAAACACGCGATGTACGAGGGCGGCTCGTGGCTGTTGATCCTCAATGGCGCGTGGATCTGGATCTTCAGCCAGCACGTCCCCGGTCCGAAGCCGGACTTCCTCTTCGAGGCGTTCTCGATTCTCACCTTCGGGGCGGTGTCGTTCACCGGCTTCCCGGTCGCGGTCGGGTACGCCGCCATCGTGGCCATCGTACTCGGTGTCGTTCTGCTCGCGATCGGCGAGCCGCCGGAGCTCGCCGAGGTGCTCGCGCCGATCGTCAACGTCATCTCGTACGCTCGGATCATGGCGGTGCTGCTCGCGAAGGGCGGGATGGCGCTCGCGGTGAACCTGCTGGCGTTCGGGGCGTACATCGACGAGGGTGGGGAGGGAAGCTTCCACTTCATCTTCTCCGCCGATTACCTCGAGTACGTCCAGAACCACCCCGGTGACTACGAGCTGGTGTTCGCCGGGATCACGACTGCGTTCGACCCGGCCTCGATCGGCGCGGTCGGCATCCTCGCGCTCGTGGGCGGGATCGTCGTCGCGGTCGTCGGCCACATCGTCGTTCTCGCGCTCGGGGTCACCTCCGCCGGCATTCAGGCGGTGCGTCTCGAGTACGTGGAGTTCTTCGGGAACTTCTACGAGGGCGGCGGCGACGCGTACCTGCCGTTCGGGTACGACCGACAGTACACCTCCGACGAGTAG
- a CDS encoding V-type ATP synthase subunit E: MSLDTVVEDVRDEARARAEDIREAAESEADEIVAEAEADAERIREERLAEVDRQIDQEREQTLSSAKLEAKQERLGARRDVLEDVYDDVEAAIEGLDGDRRRELTETLLDATLAEFDDDEDVAVYTHTEDVDLVEELVEDRNAVVDGEIDCLGGVVAESDTSRVRVNNTFDSILESVWDDELKNISERLFDQ; encoded by the coding sequence ATGAGTTTGGACACTGTCGTTGAGGACGTTCGAGACGAAGCCCGCGCGCGTGCAGAGGATATCCGCGAGGCGGCGGAGTCCGAGGCGGACGAGATCGTCGCTGAGGCGGAGGCCGATGCCGAGCGCATCCGCGAAGAGCGGCTCGCCGAGGTCGATCGCCAGATCGATCAGGAGCGCGAGCAGACGCTCTCCTCGGCCAAACTCGAGGCCAAACAAGAGCGGCTCGGCGCCCGTCGAGACGTCCTCGAAGACGTCTACGACGATGTCGAGGCGGCCATCGAGGGGCTCGACGGCGACCGACGCCGCGAGCTGACCGAGACGCTGCTCGACGCCACCCTCGCGGAGTTCGACGACGACGAAGATGTCGCCGTCTACACCCATACAGAGGACGTCGATCTCGTCGAGGAACTCGTCGAGGACCGCAACGCCGTGGTCGACGGAGAAATCGACTGCCTCGGCGGGGTCGTCGCGGAGAGCGACACCTCTCGCGTTCGCGTGAACAACACGTTCGACTCGATCCTGGAGTCCGTCTGGGACGACGAGTTGAAGAACATCTCGGAGCGACTGTTCGACCAATGA
- a CDS encoding V-type ATP synthase subunit C: MSAVGSSNPEYVVARVRARRGSLYGDEEYRKLTRMGPAEIARFMEESSYGTEINALGSLHGGVDLIEYALNRNLAGQFDDILDWSEGSLYGLIARYLRKFDAWNVKTVIRGVYTDADQSEIEVDLIRAGEFDDRRIRRLLEADSIDAVVEVLEDTIYGDPLREAYAEYEETGVLVPLENAVDRAFYERLLSGLGNDEPTRQYEAFLKAEVDFRNAANALRLARSGADIDPAAYFIEGGELFTRGSLARLARNLDELVEYIADSQYGDELGPALRELEEANSLIAFEHATDAALLAYGDQLGTIHPVSVTPVISYILAKEREVENIRAIARGKEAGLSADEIESELVIT; this comes from the coding sequence ATGAGCGCCGTCGGGAGCTCGAACCCAGAGTACGTCGTCGCGCGGGTTCGTGCCCGCCGCGGCAGCCTCTACGGGGACGAGGAGTACCGGAAGCTGACCCGGATGGGCCCGGCGGAGATCGCCCGGTTCATGGAGGAGTCGAGCTACGGCACGGAGATCAACGCCCTCGGGAGTCTTCACGGCGGCGTGGACCTGATCGAGTACGCGTTAAATCGGAACCTCGCTGGGCAGTTCGACGATATTCTCGACTGGAGCGAAGGGTCGCTGTACGGCCTGATCGCTCGGTACCTCCGTAAGTTCGACGCCTGGAACGTGAAGACGGTTATTCGCGGCGTCTACACGGACGCAGATCAGTCGGAAATCGAGGTCGACCTGATCCGCGCCGGCGAGTTCGACGACCGGCGGATCCGTCGGCTGCTTGAAGCCGACTCGATCGACGCAGTCGTCGAAGTGCTCGAAGACACTATCTACGGAGACCCGCTGCGAGAGGCGTACGCTGAGTACGAGGAGACGGGCGTGCTGGTGCCTCTCGAAAACGCCGTCGACCGTGCGTTCTACGAGCGGCTCCTGTCGGGGCTCGGCAACGACGAGCCGACCCGCCAGTACGAGGCGTTCCTCAAAGCGGAGGTCGACTTCCGAAACGCGGCGAACGCCCTCCGGCTCGCCCGGTCGGGCGCGGATATCGACCCCGCAGCGTACTTCATCGAGGGCGGCGAGCTGTTCACTCGCGGGTCGCTCGCGCGACTCGCGCGGAACCTCGACGAACTCGTGGAGTATATCGCGGACAGCCAGTACGGTGACGAGCTCGGACCCGCGTTGCGCGAACTCGAGGAGGCGAACAGCCTCATCGCGTTCGAACACGCGACCGACGCCGCCTTGCTGGCGTACGGCGACCAGCTCGGCACGATCCACCCGGTATCGGTGACCCCGGTGATCTCGTACATCCTCGCGAAGGAGCGCGAAGTCGAGAAC